A window of Daucus carota subsp. sativus chromosome 2, DH1 v3.0, whole genome shotgun sequence genomic DNA:
gtttaaagactgcCTTTAAGAGAATCATATTGACCCTCTGTAGAGAGATCTGAATATAGAGATATTTGCTCAAGGAACCTGGGTGTACACATCTGATGCTTGGCCATTGTACAAAATATGTTTCAGTGGTGCTGGTTGTCTAACTACTGAATTAAATTGAAGTCGGCCAGTTTTAAAGGAACTATTAATCGATTGTAGAATAGAAACAAGTAGCATACCTGACAAAAATACATCCTGATATTCTTCATCGTCATATACAAATTGTGGTGGATCTGGAGAGCCAACTCCTACTATGGTGCTTCCACTGCATAAGATAAATTGCAATGGCATATTTACTCCTTAAGGGAGGAAACAAATAtcttgcaattatatatatatatatatatatatatatatatatatatatatatatatatatatatatatatatatatatatatatatatatatatatgtgacacTATTAAAATATTATGCCTAAAAAAAGTATAAAGACAGGAACACCAATTGCTGCTAGTGAGGTTGTAACAAGTTCTGCCCATCTGCGAGAAGCTCGGTGTAAGATTTGATAAAAGCTTATTAGCGTATAAATTAAGGCTACTGAGCAGCTTGAAAAATTGCAATGCTTATTAATAAGTTCATCAATTGCGCATACAGTTTTTATTAACCTATAACATATAACGTTAAAGCGTGTTTAATATGTGGActtaatgtatatttttatcttttttaatttttttatttaaaattttatctgtTATATTAAATAtctgataaataaaatatattacttataacGTTAGTCATATTGGTATAACTTTTCTGGTCCAAATGATTTCCACATGTTGGCTTACATTTTACAAATATGTTTGGTAAAATTttaagggttttttttttttgttgagcTAGAAATTAGAATCTCATTCGACTGAATGTTCCGATTccaaattgatttcaaatttatttatcgAGATAAATGCAGGCACAGAGATATTCAGTTAGCTTTGGATTATTTACAGCCCCAACTGCAAGTAGCAATGTTTACAACAAAGAGTCACAAATTATCCTGTATTGTTAACAAAGAGCATATTGAAATGAACATGTTGTGAATTTGGAGCTTCCTAATACCATTATATCTCTAATGACGTTTTTGATAGTTGAATACATCACTTCACcacattatatattaaaattaagacATACAGATTTATACTTCTTCACTTAGCACAACACTGGTATTAGatgtattattttatagaaGTAAGGATCAGTTTCTAAAACTTCACTTAGTGCATCTAATTTTgacttgataaataatttatgttGCACAGATTAGTACCTCCCAGACATAAAAACAGCATCATATTGTCCGCGACCTGCGGCGACCACGCGCTGCTTCAATCTTTTTAAAGACGGGAGAACCTCAAAAGCAGGAATTTCTGAAATTATGACACAATAACATTTTAATGTAGAGTCACTAATGGATCAAAGCCAAAAAGACCGACAATGAAACCTGAAATAGAACTTCATGCTATTGAAAATTAATTACATAGCCAGAATAATTCCAAAAATATATGGAACATAGAACTTCATGCTATTGAATACAAATTATATAACAGCGGATTTTATTCAATTACTTTTTGGTGACACTTGTGACATTGTCAACCATATCCTGATCTCAACCTATAAGAATACCAAGTAACATTACTAAGTTCAGGATATCTTTGTCTCGTCTTTGTGTATTTGTGTTTCTTTAAGCGGTTATAAGATTAGCTGATATCTTTCAGTTGGTTTACCCGGATAAGATATATTGAATGCGCTGTCAAAATCCAAGTGACTTAGATTTACTATAATATGACAAAAAGACAGAGCTGTAGATATATGAACTTGAAATTGAATTATGAATACATAAGGTCATTCATAATAATTCTGCAAAAGGAAATGCAGCTAGTAGAGGTCATTCATAATAATTCTGCAAAAGTAAATGCAGCTAGTAGCCTTATATCCCTATCTGATTTGCAACCCAACTGACTTTAATAGCTGAATATTCACAATAATTTGAGCTAAATGCGTCATTAGATATTTCAAGAGAACTTTATACTGTATTCGTGACAAAACTGGCGTTAtaatctatatttatatattagttaagACAAACGAAAATCAAAGTCAAATAGTGTAAGCTTCCATATTCTTACCTAAATCATTAACACAAACATCTTGAGAAATGCCGCTTGTTGATATCTTCTCCAACAAGGTCAGAGGATCAACAGAAACAGTTCGATCCAGTTGAAGACGCTGAAAATGAAATTCATCTTAGTAAAAACTATAAAGGCTTTGCAagatgttataatttttttttaagtgcttAAAATTCAAGACATACAACCTTGTAGACTTCAGCCGTGGAGCATGCCTCTGGGGGCTTTATGAGAACCATTGGAATATCAGATGGTATAGGTGCTGGAAGATCTTGAACAACCTGATTGCAGAGAACAAAAGAACAAGTCTTCTTATAGtttttattacatataaaatGCCATCAAACAAAAACCTAGGCAATATGCATCTCACCAACTTACATAAATGTCACTACCTATGTATTTATCATTGTACAGGCAGTTCAAAATACAAAAACCAAGGCACATATGTACACAAACAAACTAGTTCATATACatttcttcatatatatattttttttaaaaagtaaatggTAGATATATTCTAGGTAGAGCAGCTCCATCACTGCTAGCTATCAGCCTCCAGTAGGTAGCCAGTCCATTCACTCCAACAGGCTTGACTCCTCATGTATAATCTCACATAAGCTGAAAATCCTGTCCATATTTGCCTAGCCCGTCTCCTCTAGCTacttcatattttatattatttttactacCCACCACTTTTTCCAAAAACAAACACTCATTCAATATTAATCTGCTTCAGTAAGACCCTAGCTatgatttgattaaattatataatgctTTTACCATTTAACAAAAAGTGTAACCAAAGAGAAACAGAGACTAATATCTTTATTGTCCATAGCAACATTAACCGGTTCTTATTAAAATTGCAGGTCAGGTCCAATCCGCTAGTTGACTTTCTAGCTATTAATCGGATCATTGGACATTAATCAGAAGGACTGATGGCATGACTAAGTTGATTTCGTATTAGTTTAGtataattatctatatattAGTTTACGaggaaattttttatattttgcctCAAGTTGTATGATATACGTTGTGATATAAAATCATAACTTGGGCTGGAGTTCGACAACATCAAATTAGTAGATGACCATTGgactaattatttaaaaaattatagtttgcTACGATAGAAACTAGAAACGTACCTCACCTCTGCCTGTACAATAGGCTGCTCCATTTGAGAAAAAGAAGGGAATGTCAGAACCTATTTCACCAGACCATTCTTGAAGCTCCTTCTCAGTGGCAATACAACCACTAAACTGATTTGCTGCCCACAAAGCAGTTGCCGCGTTGCTACTTCCACCACCAAGTCCCGCCCCTGTAGGCACCTTTTTATCAAGATGAATCTACAGCAAGGATAAAGTAGAAGATAGTTAAAGATGCAAAactcaataataaagcaaccatATAATGTAAGTTGCTCGTAGCATTTACCCAAAAGAATTTGTCACTGCCAGTCTTCTTTCTGTAGAGATTAAGAGCTTTAATGATCTGCATAAGCAATTTTGCACAAGCATGATGGTCCATCATAAGATCACAAATAAACAAAACGAACATATATGAATTTATGGCTTACCAGATTAGAATCATCAAGAGGGACACCAGGAACGTTTGTCGATAGTCGATCTGTGGACTTTGATGGTGACaaagaaaacttaattttatctCCTAGGCTTATCACCTAGAAGTATCGAAGGGATTATAGAGGATCAGGCATTTGATATATACAAGAACGTTAATAGGCAACAAGCTTTAAAGACAACTGCAAACAGACAATGTACTAATCACAGTAACATTCACTGCAATTTATCAGTGAACACTTACATGGAAGAGTGATGCCAAATCATGAAATCCGTCCTTCCTCTTGCTAGTTATTCTCAAAAAAACGTTTATCTGCAACAATTAGACTACTTAAAAGTGCCAAATTTGTTTGGATTGTTAATGGGAATGGAGGGAATATGAATGGCACACCGAGACTGTTTGGTGTACTATAAAAGCATGACTCCACAAAATTATTATGCTGGATATTGATGATGGAAGAAATCAAGATAATGAGGTTGAGAATCTCGTTGGGTATGTGGGGATACCTAGATAATAGAAATAAGTTCCACATTCCAACTAATCAAAATTTCAACCAAATGTAACAATTTGTGTTAGCATTAACATTTCAAGTAAATAGGTTAAAATACCGTGTCAAAATTCCCCTAAAGAATAATCCCAATTTCAATGACTTTCAAGCGGCATTTTCACAATGACCATTAAAAGGTAATCAACAAGAACATAAAAATCACTGCAAATATAAAATCCAAAATCTATATGTAATATAAGGGGACATCATAAAATTTGATCGAATAAATATTGTTAATAGCCATGGTCTGAAACAACAACAAACTCACAACTATGAGTAGGAGTAAGGTCTACCTACATCCCACACTCTCCCATCCTACTAGAACATACTAGAGTATATTTGGTTTGTCTAATATCCCAAGACTTTCAACGAAAACAATTTAGAACCAAGATTCATTATTCGTTTCGATATTCATAGCTGCAACCAAAACCAATTACATAATTGTATCTATCCCTTACCTTGCAAGGTGAAAAGAGAGTGAGTCTTGAAAGTCCAGCATTTGCATCCACTTCATCAGCTAACTTATTCAACCTCTCATCAGGATTGTACACTATCTAAACACCACCAAAAAACACAAAACATAAAACCATAAATCACATAATCAAAAGAAAACATACACTCAAGATATGtgtacacacatatacacacctCTACTTGTTTCTTGCCAGCAGAAGCTTTGATTGTGACAAAATGGGCCGTTTTAAAATGGGTTTTCTTGGTAGAAAACGAAAAGGGTAGGTGGGTTTTGAGGCCCCCGTTTCTGAAACAATTGGGTTGTGTTTTGGAGGTGTAGAGCTGGCGACTACTGCATAGAAACTGGGTGGAAGCCATGGCTGTTGAAGCTTGTGTATGAATGTTGCCACTAGAATCTATGTCTGTTTGTGTGTTATATGTGAAGATGCTGAGTGAAAATTCTTCGGGGGAAGAATGTGTTGCACGTTTGTCGTATGTATGTTGTGAATTAATCGGTTTGTTAACTGCGGTTTCAACAAACGACTGATTAGATTACAGTGCTTGTCTGCTCCCTACAATGAAAAATAGTTGACCTTATTGGACTTTACTGGATAAATAAAAACGGcctttagaaaataaaaaatattaaaccaattaATAATCCATCAATTCTGAATTTTTATCAAATCagaatgttatagataaatCCGTAATATATTTCACAAGTTAAACTTTtgataaattgaaattttataaaactcTTGCAAATTACAATACACCATATCTTATGTATTAGATTTGACTATATCGAAAAGGGGAGATTTAGTGAAtttctatataatatctttttttttgtgattaatataattagatggtatatttttaggagttatgatcataattaaaataataaatcagtgttataataaaattttgttcaTTTGCTCATGTATAATATTTGAcggaaattaaaaatatgatcaTCAAAGTTACTATCGTATAAGTTAATgacaacaaaattataaaagatgACATTATCATGCACTATTTGACAGGATAATTCAAGTGACATTAAATTTGACGGTATAATGAATAGTGATAATTTTGGGTCCAAAACAACACAATTAGCAGGAGTCGTTAAGGAAGATAAAAATCTAATATGTTGATAGCACTTGACAATATTTTTATCACCGCATTATAATGTTACTGAACCAAAAAACATAGATTATTAATTCAAACCAAACTAAAATGCGATATTCCATAAATATGATCAAAGTTAAATTCATGTACCACCTTTAACTTTTATAAATTGGTAATAATGTGATAACTactaaaaaacataaaataaaagattgACTTAGTAAGATACATTAAAAtgattaacatatatatatatatatacatacatatatataaattatcggTCAATTGGTGTCCATAagatttaacaataatatattttgtacaaTGAAAAGagtaaaatttgtaattatgtCTCCTGGaccaaaatttgtaattatgtCTCCTGGACCAGAGCATGTCGCTTAAATGCGGTTTACCTGATTCACGAAATTTGCAAATTATTGCGTGAAGTCGTGGGTTTACACTGCGCACACGAAAGATAGCAACCGTGGGTCCTgcgtcaaaaaaataaaaacaaaatatattagctATTAGCTAAAGATATAATTGACACCTTATCTCATACCATTAAAAAGTGAAGAGTatgtaaaaaattgtattatgcATTCAAAATTATGGGGTATGAGAAAAGTTGGTGGAATTTGGAGCAAATATAGGAGTAACCGTAAAGGACttagtattattttaatttttatgctaAACTATATTATTAGCTCCACATATCTTAACACAATTATCAAAAATGCTTTTGCATCACCTATAAACTAAACGTGTAAGTATCTCTCACGGGAACTTGCAACTgaaaattatttgtaaactgATATAAATACGATTATTTCAGTAAAAGATGATCTTcattgttttttaataaataaactgttAATTGACAAATCTGTATAGCATAAATACTTATTGACTATctctcaaaaaatatataataacatatgTTAACAAAATAatcgtattttttttatatttttgacatcTGTCACGTTATTGATTAATGTATAAtgctaaaatatatttaacatgTATTTATTTAAGGGATAGAAATGAAccagataaaataattataattaggaatatatgataatatatatttttttaaatacagtTACAAGCCTAATTGCTAATTAGTAATTACTAATAGCTATTTTGATACTTTTgtcttgaaaattatttttttaattatatccgATATTATTTAATTTGGTTGGGCAGGCTAAAAAAGGGCAAAACACCTGAAATGATCATCGGAGTAAAGCTTTTCCGGTTATTTTGActccctcctcctcctcctctaaAAATCTCTCCGCCTTTTACAAATCTCGATTTCCTTATTATTTAACGCcactattataaattttgtatggAGCAGCTGAAATGCAATTTTCATTTTCGCCAACCTCAATTCACCCCTCCCCTCAAACGCAATTCCCTCGTCGTCGTAAACAGCTACAGGtatacatatttctttctttatttatgtctttttattattattattttcttttttttcctttctaaTTTACTTGTTCAATCACGTTTTGGTTGGTGAATCTAGAACCACGCTTGTACTATAAGACTCTGCGGTTTTGTATAACATTAGGCTTAGAAAATGATATCGAttgtattaaattattttcgaaTTTGTTGAGAACAAAAGGATGCACGATTATGTATGAGGCGTGGGGGGAGCTAGTAGTGACGTTGTAACAATTTTCTCGAAAAATTAGGGGAAACTTATATGGCAGTAATGTCGAATTAGTAATAGGAGCCTTAGTGGCTTTGTGTTGGACTGTTTGGAGATGCTTTAGGGCACAGTTAAATGAAGTCTTATTGGTAGTATTGGATAGCAACTCAGTGCCCTATTTCGAGTTGGTAGTTTCAACTTCGATGAGTTATAATTTTTGGTATGTGATTTGTAATTTTGCCGAATGATATAATATGTGTTATACAGTTTACTTGTAGACATGACTGGGATAGGTCTGCTTGACTTTGGGTGGGAATTTTAATGGAGCTTATTGGGATTCTGTCATGATTTTGGGAGTAGTAGAGTACGttagaaaattattttgattaaaaattttgaattgttaTTGGGTCAGTCATTTTGGGAAACTGTAGAATGTAGACTAAAGATTATCCTTTCATGTATCTCATATTCCCTTGGTTTAGACATAACTTGTCATTTAGTCATTTAGTAATAAAGGGAATTGAGATTTACCTTCATCTATCTCATATTCCCTTGGTTTAGACATGAACGCTTACAATATCCATTCTGATATGTTCACTAGCTTGGCAATCTTATGACACAAATCATCATCCTTTCATGTCATTGCTGCCTCATGTTTAGTTGCTACCCTAACCATACAAACTCTCCTTATTCCTGGGAATGTAATCTTACAATGGATTACTTACACGACAACAATTACAATGTATTACTTTCACAATAAGAATTacaatgaaaaagcaagaaaaaaaatgtgaatGCCTTCAAGTAGTGTCAAAATGTAAATTGAGAGGTGGCATTGCAGACCCTCCAGAGTAATTGTACAT
This region includes:
- the LOC108206067 gene encoding 4-diphosphocytidyl-2-C-methyl-D-erythritol kinase, chloroplastic/chromoplastic, encoding MASTQFLCSSRQLYTSKTQPNCFRNGGLKTHLPFSFSTKKTHFKTAHFVTIKASAGKKQVEIVYNPDERLNKLADEVDANAGLSRLTLFSPCKINVFLRITSKRKDGFHDLASLFHVISLGDKIKFSLSPSKSTDRLSTNVPGVPLDDSNLIIKALNLYRKKTGSDKFFWIHLDKKVPTGAGLGGGSSNAATALWAANQFSGCIATEKELQEWSGEIGSDIPFFFSNGAAYCTGRGEVVQDLPAPIPSDIPMVLIKPPEACSTAEVYKRLQLDRTVSVDPLTLLEKISTSGISQDVCVNDLEIPAFEVLPSLKRLKQRVVAAGRGQYDAVFMSGSGSTIVGVGSPDPPQFVYDDEEYQDVFLSEASFITREPNQWYREPYASNAGADSTADFAQSV